Proteins encoded within one genomic window of Augochlora pura isolate Apur16 chromosome 11, APUR_v2.2.1, whole genome shotgun sequence:
- the Dap160 gene encoding dynamin associated protein 160 isoform X2, whose amino-acid sequence MATPQTPGMDPWVIQPRERAKYKEQFDSLKPINGVVTGGQAKEFLLKSQLQPLVLGKIWSLSDTDSDGKLDINEFSIACKLITLKLRGYEIPDALPPILVQSLKALSISDTGVTNLTNGAASIPPHNNVTSLVNLTGPPPVTVQPLIGGMPMAGSVPRPLIGPPPSNGPLPGHQIRPASPMTLPGIVPSSSTTTTTTTTSATTTPGGGPPQRPAPPTNIGANFVPATTGPPPKPAPPSFPNSPVTAGMSPVKVPPVSAMQVVPPVQQIQATSAIGMPAVAPIAPLNTNPTPIAAFGMGQTMPMQPLCTAMTAPIGGPAIVSSVAPMPSGTGVVSTPPVVGLPLVSSTAATGTLVNGVIAQTPVSTSTPLSTTARPPSIDRVGSVDSQHSQHSQHSQHSQHSVGSPQSIEWAVPHQTKLKYTQLFNTWDRTRTGFLSGPQARNIMVQSQLPQPKLADIWTLADMDLDGRLSCDEFVLAMHLCDIAKVGEKIPTTLPIELIPPAFRRQRQSSLTLSQGGTENIDPLAGMPQTSFEDKRKENFEKGQAELERRRKALLEIQRKEQEERERKEREEAEKQEKIRLEQERRRQAEIEKQMQRQKEIEQEKEEQRKRAQEQREAARKEMERQRQLEWENQKSQELQAQRQKEQDVLLKLKAKNQTLTIELGTLNDKIKELSQKICDTRVGVSGVKTTIDGMRSTRDAQLQEMAALKNKLREHNQRLLVLSQERARIEAKNILNASMASAGQEAIKMALDNNKQIALKQMKDKIADLQEQIEAKMADIENNNGQLQDIKTQIQNLATDCKSLYVSFEEKKLKVLELRANAGTGAPTDYTSAWGDSGWNDNVEPANDNAWPVSDTTTATTVEEATPGVMKYRALYEFVARNQDEISFQPGDIILVPPVQNAESGWIAGEIRGHIGWFPESYVERVDAVPENDIAFVQQDSVEKRTLEGIAEVPENVSDAGSLGGEPPSVDPVIPTLGLGTACDIQATALFQYRPTTEQHLNFEKGDTITVIEQQGDWWYGTSSIGISGWFPKSYAKEISANQAAVVDGLNEYYMALYPYTSAEPGDLTFNQGEVILVTKKEGDWWTGNVEDRSGIFPANYVEKCDAPEQDVSAPTEVTAAIATTEPTAEITTPSHVALKEEKTAEQLEDERAAAEDRAELPDFTAMAAQQRGRKPEIVQVIAPYQATSAEQLDLQKGALIMIRKKTDSGWWEGELQARGKKRQIGWFPASYVKPLTSSSNRSTPVSHGYQDSPTDPNAERVMALYPYQAQNEDELSFEKGDVIVVTAKDEEQWWKGELNGVSGVFPSNYVSPMLNEMTTDLTSGLDAIERKRQEYIKELITTEQAYIEDMRLVHEVFEKPLIESLVLTVDEVDKIFVNWRDIIACNDNFLRTLRIRRDNSEGGVVRMIGDILCENIPRMSAYIRFCSCQISAAVYLQRLTETVPEFVEVAHTCQQDPRTKGMPLSSFLIKPMQRITKYPLIIGKILEHTAANHPDRQYLQEALAKAEEFCTQVNEGVREKENSDRLEWLQTHVACDGLEEQLIFNSITNSLGPRKLLHFGILHKAKSGKELVGFLTNDFLLFAQPTLPKKSFPSGQQFSFERNEHQKFKMYRKPIFLNELSFLGDSDTNGSVNSLSWGESTENSTKMLRLRDQKKPIILLAPSPGECSLWTRRITEARKMFLENEKNRLQRQKSIRRRPPQGKLSLVVVEAEDIMISKKGKCSTFCKVSMGSQEERTGVVSGTDCPLWDASMQFQVKDVLEDTLCITVFDKGYYSPDEFLGRAEIRVADIMRDSRDSCGPIQKRIRLHEVEKGIVVLKLDLRLFGHRKKGITFIGARPS is encoded by the exons gaatcgtGCCTTCTTCAAGTACtaccactactactactaccactTCCGCTACTACTACCCCTGGTGGTGGTCCTCCTCAAAGACCTGCACCACCCACAAACATTG GGGCAAACTTTGTACCTGCTACTACTGGTCCTCCACCAAAACCTGCACCACCATCATTCCCCAATAGTCCAGTGACAGCTGGAATGTCTCCAGTGAAAGTGCCACCTGTGTCTGCTATGCAAGTGGTTCCTCCAGTTCAGCAAATACAAGCCACTTCTGCAATAG GTATGCCAGCCGTAGCTCCGATCGCTCCTTTGAATACAAATCCAACACCAATTGCGGCTTTCGGAATGGGTCAAACGATGCCAATGCAACCACTATGTACTGCTATGACTGCTCCAATTGGTGGTCCAGCTATTGTATCGTCCGTCGCACCAATGCCTAGTG GAACTGGTGTAGTGTCAACCCCTCCAGTTGTAGGTTTACCCCTAGTCTCATCAACTGCGGCAACCGGCACATTAGTGAACGGTGTAATTGCTCAGACTCCAGTATCCACAAGCACACCATTAAGTACAACAGCACGCCCGCCAAGTATAGATAGAGTGGGTTCGGTTGATTCACAACATAGCCAGCATAGTCAGCATAGCCAACACAGTCAACATTCAGTGGGCTCACCACAATCTATAGAATGGGCTGTACCAcatcaaacaaaattaaagtataCTCAACTGTTCAATACTTGGGATAGAACACGGACTGGTTTCTTATCTGGTCCACAAGCTAGAAATATTATGGTGCAGTCACAATTGCCACAACCAAAATTGGCAGACATATG GACGCTTGCCGATATGGATTTGGATGGTCGTTTAAGCTGTGACGAATTCGTGTTAGCAATGCATTTATGTGATATTGCCAAGGTTGGTGAAAAGATACCCACTACGCTTCCAATAGAACTAATTCCACCTGCATTCAGACGTCAACGGCAAAGTAGTTTAACACTTTCACAGGGtggaacagaaaatattgacCCATTAGCCGGTATGCCAcag ACGTCCTTTGAAGATAAACGTAAAGAAAACTTTGAAAAGGGTCAAGCAGAATTGGAACGTAGACGCAAAGCATTGTTAGAAATTCAGCGaaaagaacaagaagaacgcgaaagaaaagaaagagaagaagcagaaaaacaagaaaaaattag gtTAGAACAAGAAAGGCGTAGACAAgcagaaattgaaaaacaaatgcagagacaaaaagaaattgaacaGGAAAAGGAAGAACAACGAAAAAGAGCACAGGAACAAAGAGAAGCAGCACGGAA agaAATGGAAAGGCAGAGGCAATTAGAATGGGAGAATCAAAAATCACAAGAACTGCAGGCTCAAAGGCAAAAAGAACAGGATGTACTCCTTAAATTGAAAGCAAAGAATCAAACATTAACTATTGAACTTGGAACACTT AATGACAAAATAAAGGAATTATCGCAAAAAATTTGTGACACCAGAGTGGGTGTTTCTGGTGTTAAAACGACTATTGATGGAATGCGGTCAACTCGTGATGCGCAGTTACAAGAGATGGCTGCTTTAAAGAATAAACTTCGCGAGCACAACCAAAGATTACTAGTTTTGAGTCAAGAAAGAGCTCGTATCGAAGcgaaaaacatattaaatgcAAGCATGGCATCAGCTGGACAAGAAGCTATTAAAATGGCATTAGACAACAATAAACAGATTGCTCTTAAACAAATGAAGGATAAAATTGCTGATTTGCAGGAAcag ATTGAAGCAAAAATGGctgatatagaaaataataatggcCAACTTCAAGATATTAAGACACAGATACAAAATCTAGCTACCGACTGCAAGAGTCTTTATGTTTCgtttgaagaaaaaaaattgaaggtCTTAGAACTTAGAGCTAATGCTGGTACTGGTGCTCCAACCGATTATACATCTGCTTGGGGTGATAGTGGTTGGAATGACAACGTTGAACCAGCTAATGATAATGCTTGGCCTGTTAGTGATACAACCACTGCTACAACTGTAGAAGAAGCTACTCCAGGAGTCATGAAATATAGAGCTCTCTATGAATTCGTAGCCAGAAATCAAGATGAGATATCATTTCAACCTGGAGATATTATTTTG gTACCGCCTGTTCAAAATGCCGAATCAGGTTGGATAGCCGGTGAAATTCGCGGTCACATTGGATGGTTTCCTGAGTCTTATGTTGAACGGGTGGATGCTGTACCAGAAAACGACATCGCTTTTGTACAACAAGACAGTGTGGAAAAAAGAACTTTAGA AGGAATAGCTGAAGTTCCTGAGAATGTATCCGACGCTGGTTCATTAGGTGGAGAACCACCTAGTGTTGACCCTGTTATTCCTACTCTTGGATTGGGCACAGCCTGTGATATCCAAGCAACAGCTCTCTTTCAATATCGACCTACAACAGAGCAACAtctcaattttgaaaaaggaGATACTATTACAGTCATTGAACAACAG GGCGATTGGTGGTATGGTACATCTAGTATTGGAATCAGCGGTTGGTTTCCCAAGTCATATGCTAAAGAAATTAGTGCTAATCAAGCTGCAGTGGTTGACGGTCTCAACGAATATTATATGGCTCTATATCCTTACACCTCTGCCGAACCTGGAGATCTGACATTTAATCAGGGAGAAGTTATATTGGTCACTAAGAAGGAGGGTGACTGGTGGACAGGAAATGTAGAAGATAGAAGTGGAATTTTCCCTGCTAATTACGTAGAAAAATGCGATGCTCCAGAGCAG GATGTCTCTGCACCTACTGAAGTGACTGCAGCAATTGCAACGACTGAGCCGACCGCAGAGATAACGACACCTAGCCATGTAGCACTg aaagaggaaaaaactGCTGAACAGCTAGAAGATGAAAGAGCAGCTGCAGAAGATAGAGCAGAATTACCAGACTTTACAGCTATGGCAGCACAGCAG CGAGGAAGGAAACCTGAAATTGTACAAGTTATTGCACCGTATCAAGCTACTAGTGCTGAGCAATTAGATTTACAGAAAGGAGCATTGATAATGATACGTAAGAAGACGGACAGCGGATGGTGGGAAGGCGAGTTACAG GCTCGTGGTAAAAAAAGACAAATTGGTTGGTTCCCAGCATCTTATGTTAAGCCTTTGACTAGTAGTAGCAATCGAAGTACACCAGTTTCCCATGGTTATCAAGATTCTCCTACTGATCCAAATGCTG agCGCGTTATGGCATTATATCCATACCAAGCGCAAAATGAAGACGAGTTAAGCTTCGAGAAAGGCGATGTTATAGTCGTAACTGCAAAAGATGAGGAGCAGTGGTGGAAAGGCGAACTAAATGGAGTATCCGGTGTATTCCCCAGTAATTATGTATCTCCAATGT TAAATGAGATGACAACTGACCTAACGTCTGGGTTGGATGCAATTGAAAGAAAACGTCAAGAATACATCAAAGAACTTATTACAACTGAACAAGCTTATATAGAAGATATGAGACTTGTTCATgag GTGTTTGAGAAACCTCTTATTGAAAGTTTAGTTTTAACTGTGGACGAAGTggacaaaatatttgttaattggaGAGATATCATTGCCTGCAACGACAATTTCTTAAG aacaCTGAGGATACGACGAGATAATAGCGAAGGAGGAGTTGTAAGAATGATCGGTGATATCCTATGTGAAAAT ATACCTAGAATGTCAGCTTATATTAGATTCTGCAGTTGTCAAATATCTGCTGCCGTATATCTTCAACGATTGACTGAAACTGTACCAGAATTTGTTGAAGTGGCACACACCTGCCAACAAGATCCCCGAACAAAAGGAATGCCTCTAAGTTCTTTTTTAATCAAGCCTATGCAAAGGATAACAAAGTATCCTTTAATCATTGGCAAA attttagaaCACACTGCAGCGAATCACCCTGACAGACAGTATCTTCAAGAAGCATTGGCTAAGGCAGAAGAATTTTGTACTCAGGTGAACGAGGGAgttagagaaaaagagaacagTGATAGATTAGAATGGTTACAAACGCATGTGGCTTGCGACGGTCTTGAGGAACAACTTATCTTTAATTCTATAACTAATTCCTTAGGTCCACGAAAGCTTCTACACTTTGGCATCCTTCATAAG GCGAAAAGTGGAAAGGAACTTGTTGGATTTCTCACAAACGACTTTTTATTGTTTGCTCAACCAACTCTTCCCAAAAAATCTTTTCCCAGTGGTCAGCAATTCTCATTTGAAAGAAACGAGCATCAGAAGTTCAAGATGTATAGAAAG ccaatatttttaaatgaattgtCATTCTTAGGAGACTCAGACACAAATGGAAGCGTTAATAGTTTAAGCTGGGGTGAGAGTACAGAAAACTCAACGAAAATGCTCAGATTGAGAGACCAGAAGAAgccaataatattattagccCCATCCCCAGGTGAATGTTCTTTATGGACTAGAAGAATCACGGAGGcaagaaaaatgttcttagaaaacgaaaaaaatcgtTTACAGAGACAAAAATCAA TTCGCAGGAGACCACCTCAGGGTAAACTTTCGTTAGTAGTTGTAGAAGCTGAAGATATTATGATATCCAAAAAAG GAAAATGCAGTACATTCTGCAAAGTTAGTATGGGTTCACAAGAAGAGAGAACGGGTGTTGTATCAGGAACAGATTGTCCTCTATGGGATGCATCAATGCAATTCCAAGTAAAGGATGTGCTTGAAGATACTCTATGTATAACTGTATTTGATAAAGGCTATTACAGTCCTGATG AATTTTTGGGTCGAGCAGAGATTAGGGTTGCAGATATCATGAGAGATAGCAGAGATTCGTGTGGTCCAATCCAAAAACGGATTCGTTTACATGAAGTTGAGAAAGGCATTGTAGTATTAAAACTGGATTTACGGCTATTTGGTCATCGGAAGAAGGGTATTACGTTCATAGGTGCGAGACcaagttaa
- the Dap160 gene encoding dynamin associated protein 160 isoform X1: MATPQTPGMDPWVIQPRERAKYKEQFDSLKPINGVVTGGQAKEFLLKSQLQPLVLGKIWSLSDTDSDGKLDINEFSIACKLITLKLRGYEIPDALPPILVQSLKALSISDTGVTNLTNGAASIPPHNNVTSLVNLTGPPPVTVQPLIGGMPMAGSVPRPLIGPPPSNGPLPGHQIRPASPMTLPGIVPSSSTTTTTTTTSATTTPGGGPPQRPAPPTNIGANFVPATTGPPPKPAPPSFPNSPVTAGMSPVKVPPVSAMQVVPPVQQIQATSAIGMPAVAPIAPLNTNPTPIAAFGMGQTMPMQPLCTAMTAPIGGPAIVSSVAPMPSGTGVVSTPPVVGLPLVSSTAATGTLVNGVIAQTPVSTSTPLSTTARPPSIDRVGSVDSQHSQHSQHSQHSQHSVGSPQSIEWAVPHQTKLKYTQLFNTWDRTRTGFLSGPQARNIMVQSQLPQPKLADIWTLADMDLDGRLSCDEFVLAMHLCDIAKVGEKIPTTLPIELIPPAFRRQRQSSLTLSQGGTENIDPLAGMPQTSFEDKRKENFEKGQAELERRRKALLEIQRKEQEERERKEREEAEKQEKIRLEQERRRQAEIEKQMQRQKEIEQEKEEQRKRAQEQREAARKEMERQRQLEWENQKSQELQAQRQKEQDVLLKLKAKNQTLTIELGTLNDKIKELSQKICDTRVGVSGVKTTIDGMRSTRDAQLQEMAALKNKLREHNQRLLVLSQERARIEAKNILNASMASAGQEAIKMALDNNKQIALKQMKDKIADLQEQIEAKMADIENNNGQLQDIKTQIQNLATDCKSLYVSFEEKKLKVLELRANAGTGAPTDYTSAWGDSGWNDNVEPANDNAWPVSDTTTATTVEEATPGVMKYRALYEFVARNQDEISFQPGDIILVPPVQNAESGWIAGEIRGHIGWFPESYVERVDAVPENDIAFVQQDSVEKRTLEGIAEVPENVSDAGSLGGEPPSVDPVIPTLGLGTACDIQATALFQYRPTTEQHLNFEKGDTITVIEQQGDWWYGTSSIGISGWFPKSYAKEISANQAAVVDGLNEYYMALYPYTSAEPGDLTFNQGEVILVTKKEGDWWTGNVEDRSGIFPANYVEKCDAPEQDVSAPTEVTAAIATTEPTAEITTPSHVALKEEKTAEQLEDERAAAEDRAELPDFTAMAAQQRGRKPEIVQVIAPYQATSAEQLDLQKGALIMIRKKTDSGWWEGELQARGKKRQIGWFPASYVKPLTSSSNRSTPVSHGYQDSPTDPNAERVMALYPYQAQNEDELSFEKGDVIVVTAKDEEQWWKGELNGVSGVFPSNYVSPMLNEMTTDLTSGLDAIERKRQEYIKELITTEQAYIEDMRLVHEVFEKPLIESLVLTVDEVDKIFVNWRDIIACNDNFLRTLRIRRDNSEGGVVRMIGDILCENIPRMSAYIRFCSCQISAAVYLQRLTETVPEFVEVAHTCQQDPRTKGMPLSSFLIKPMQRITKYPLIIGKILEHTAANHPDRQYLQEALAKAEEFCTQVNEGVREKENSDRLEWLQTHVACDGLEEQLIFNSITNSLGPRKLLHFGILHKAKSGKELVGFLTNDFLLFAQPTLPKKSFPSGQQFSFERNEHQKFKMYRKPIFLNELSFLGDSDTNGSVNSLSWGESTENSTKMLRLRDQKKPIILLAPSPGECSLWTRRITEARKMFLENEKNRLQRQKSKLAQFGACGRILVTVLQGFNLKTTPGKCSTFCKVSMGSQEERTGVVSGTDCPLWDASMQFQVKDVLEDTLCITVFDKGYYSPDEFLGRAEIRVADIMRDSRDSCGPIQKRIRLHEVEKGIVVLKLDLRLFGHRKKGITFIGARPS, encoded by the exons gaatcgtGCCTTCTTCAAGTACtaccactactactactaccactTCCGCTACTACTACCCCTGGTGGTGGTCCTCCTCAAAGACCTGCACCACCCACAAACATTG GGGCAAACTTTGTACCTGCTACTACTGGTCCTCCACCAAAACCTGCACCACCATCATTCCCCAATAGTCCAGTGACAGCTGGAATGTCTCCAGTGAAAGTGCCACCTGTGTCTGCTATGCAAGTGGTTCCTCCAGTTCAGCAAATACAAGCCACTTCTGCAATAG GTATGCCAGCCGTAGCTCCGATCGCTCCTTTGAATACAAATCCAACACCAATTGCGGCTTTCGGAATGGGTCAAACGATGCCAATGCAACCACTATGTACTGCTATGACTGCTCCAATTGGTGGTCCAGCTATTGTATCGTCCGTCGCACCAATGCCTAGTG GAACTGGTGTAGTGTCAACCCCTCCAGTTGTAGGTTTACCCCTAGTCTCATCAACTGCGGCAACCGGCACATTAGTGAACGGTGTAATTGCTCAGACTCCAGTATCCACAAGCACACCATTAAGTACAACAGCACGCCCGCCAAGTATAGATAGAGTGGGTTCGGTTGATTCACAACATAGCCAGCATAGTCAGCATAGCCAACACAGTCAACATTCAGTGGGCTCACCACAATCTATAGAATGGGCTGTACCAcatcaaacaaaattaaagtataCTCAACTGTTCAATACTTGGGATAGAACACGGACTGGTTTCTTATCTGGTCCACAAGCTAGAAATATTATGGTGCAGTCACAATTGCCACAACCAAAATTGGCAGACATATG GACGCTTGCCGATATGGATTTGGATGGTCGTTTAAGCTGTGACGAATTCGTGTTAGCAATGCATTTATGTGATATTGCCAAGGTTGGTGAAAAGATACCCACTACGCTTCCAATAGAACTAATTCCACCTGCATTCAGACGTCAACGGCAAAGTAGTTTAACACTTTCACAGGGtggaacagaaaatattgacCCATTAGCCGGTATGCCAcag ACGTCCTTTGAAGATAAACGTAAAGAAAACTTTGAAAAGGGTCAAGCAGAATTGGAACGTAGACGCAAAGCATTGTTAGAAATTCAGCGaaaagaacaagaagaacgcgaaagaaaagaaagagaagaagcagaaaaacaagaaaaaattag gtTAGAACAAGAAAGGCGTAGACAAgcagaaattgaaaaacaaatgcagagacaaaaagaaattgaacaGGAAAAGGAAGAACAACGAAAAAGAGCACAGGAACAAAGAGAAGCAGCACGGAA agaAATGGAAAGGCAGAGGCAATTAGAATGGGAGAATCAAAAATCACAAGAACTGCAGGCTCAAAGGCAAAAAGAACAGGATGTACTCCTTAAATTGAAAGCAAAGAATCAAACATTAACTATTGAACTTGGAACACTT AATGACAAAATAAAGGAATTATCGCAAAAAATTTGTGACACCAGAGTGGGTGTTTCTGGTGTTAAAACGACTATTGATGGAATGCGGTCAACTCGTGATGCGCAGTTACAAGAGATGGCTGCTTTAAAGAATAAACTTCGCGAGCACAACCAAAGATTACTAGTTTTGAGTCAAGAAAGAGCTCGTATCGAAGcgaaaaacatattaaatgcAAGCATGGCATCAGCTGGACAAGAAGCTATTAAAATGGCATTAGACAACAATAAACAGATTGCTCTTAAACAAATGAAGGATAAAATTGCTGATTTGCAGGAAcag ATTGAAGCAAAAATGGctgatatagaaaataataatggcCAACTTCAAGATATTAAGACACAGATACAAAATCTAGCTACCGACTGCAAGAGTCTTTATGTTTCgtttgaagaaaaaaaattgaaggtCTTAGAACTTAGAGCTAATGCTGGTACTGGTGCTCCAACCGATTATACATCTGCTTGGGGTGATAGTGGTTGGAATGACAACGTTGAACCAGCTAATGATAATGCTTGGCCTGTTAGTGATACAACCACTGCTACAACTGTAGAAGAAGCTACTCCAGGAGTCATGAAATATAGAGCTCTCTATGAATTCGTAGCCAGAAATCAAGATGAGATATCATTTCAACCTGGAGATATTATTTTG gTACCGCCTGTTCAAAATGCCGAATCAGGTTGGATAGCCGGTGAAATTCGCGGTCACATTGGATGGTTTCCTGAGTCTTATGTTGAACGGGTGGATGCTGTACCAGAAAACGACATCGCTTTTGTACAACAAGACAGTGTGGAAAAAAGAACTTTAGA AGGAATAGCTGAAGTTCCTGAGAATGTATCCGACGCTGGTTCATTAGGTGGAGAACCACCTAGTGTTGACCCTGTTATTCCTACTCTTGGATTGGGCACAGCCTGTGATATCCAAGCAACAGCTCTCTTTCAATATCGACCTACAACAGAGCAACAtctcaattttgaaaaaggaGATACTATTACAGTCATTGAACAACAG GGCGATTGGTGGTATGGTACATCTAGTATTGGAATCAGCGGTTGGTTTCCCAAGTCATATGCTAAAGAAATTAGTGCTAATCAAGCTGCAGTGGTTGACGGTCTCAACGAATATTATATGGCTCTATATCCTTACACCTCTGCCGAACCTGGAGATCTGACATTTAATCAGGGAGAAGTTATATTGGTCACTAAGAAGGAGGGTGACTGGTGGACAGGAAATGTAGAAGATAGAAGTGGAATTTTCCCTGCTAATTACGTAGAAAAATGCGATGCTCCAGAGCAG GATGTCTCTGCACCTACTGAAGTGACTGCAGCAATTGCAACGACTGAGCCGACCGCAGAGATAACGACACCTAGCCATGTAGCACTg aaagaggaaaaaactGCTGAACAGCTAGAAGATGAAAGAGCAGCTGCAGAAGATAGAGCAGAATTACCAGACTTTACAGCTATGGCAGCACAGCAG CGAGGAAGGAAACCTGAAATTGTACAAGTTATTGCACCGTATCAAGCTACTAGTGCTGAGCAATTAGATTTACAGAAAGGAGCATTGATAATGATACGTAAGAAGACGGACAGCGGATGGTGGGAAGGCGAGTTACAG GCTCGTGGTAAAAAAAGACAAATTGGTTGGTTCCCAGCATCTTATGTTAAGCCTTTGACTAGTAGTAGCAATCGAAGTACACCAGTTTCCCATGGTTATCAAGATTCTCCTACTGATCCAAATGCTG agCGCGTTATGGCATTATATCCATACCAAGCGCAAAATGAAGACGAGTTAAGCTTCGAGAAAGGCGATGTTATAGTCGTAACTGCAAAAGATGAGGAGCAGTGGTGGAAAGGCGAACTAAATGGAGTATCCGGTGTATTCCCCAGTAATTATGTATCTCCAATGT TAAATGAGATGACAACTGACCTAACGTCTGGGTTGGATGCAATTGAAAGAAAACGTCAAGAATACATCAAAGAACTTATTACAACTGAACAAGCTTATATAGAAGATATGAGACTTGTTCATgag GTGTTTGAGAAACCTCTTATTGAAAGTTTAGTTTTAACTGTGGACGAAGTggacaaaatatttgttaattggaGAGATATCATTGCCTGCAACGACAATTTCTTAAG aacaCTGAGGATACGACGAGATAATAGCGAAGGAGGAGTTGTAAGAATGATCGGTGATATCCTATGTGAAAAT ATACCTAGAATGTCAGCTTATATTAGATTCTGCAGTTGTCAAATATCTGCTGCCGTATATCTTCAACGATTGACTGAAACTGTACCAGAATTTGTTGAAGTGGCACACACCTGCCAACAAGATCCCCGAACAAAAGGAATGCCTCTAAGTTCTTTTTTAATCAAGCCTATGCAAAGGATAACAAAGTATCCTTTAATCATTGGCAAA attttagaaCACACTGCAGCGAATCACCCTGACAGACAGTATCTTCAAGAAGCATTGGCTAAGGCAGAAGAATTTTGTACTCAGGTGAACGAGGGAgttagagaaaaagagaacagTGATAGATTAGAATGGTTACAAACGCATGTGGCTTGCGACGGTCTTGAGGAACAACTTATCTTTAATTCTATAACTAATTCCTTAGGTCCACGAAAGCTTCTACACTTTGGCATCCTTCATAAG GCGAAAAGTGGAAAGGAACTTGTTGGATTTCTCACAAACGACTTTTTATTGTTTGCTCAACCAACTCTTCCCAAAAAATCTTTTCCCAGTGGTCAGCAATTCTCATTTGAAAGAAACGAGCATCAGAAGTTCAAGATGTATAGAAAG ccaatatttttaaatgaattgtCATTCTTAGGAGACTCAGACACAAATGGAAGCGTTAATAGTTTAAGCTGGGGTGAGAGTACAGAAAACTCAACGAAAATGCTCAGATTGAGAGACCAGAAGAAgccaataatattattagccCCATCCCCAGGTGAATGTTCTTTATGGACTAGAAGAATCACGGAGGcaagaaaaatgttcttagaaaacgaaaaaaatcgtTTACAGAGACAAAAATCAA AGTTGGCACAATTTGGAGCGTGTGGCAGAATACTCGTTACAGTTCTGCAAGGTTTCAATTTGAAGACGACACCTG GAAAATGCAGTACATTCTGCAAAGTTAGTATGGGTTCACAAGAAGAGAGAACGGGTGTTGTATCAGGAACAGATTGTCCTCTATGGGATGCATCAATGCAATTCCAAGTAAAGGATGTGCTTGAAGATACTCTATGTATAACTGTATTTGATAAAGGCTATTACAGTCCTGATG AATTTTTGGGTCGAGCAGAGATTAGGGTTGCAGATATCATGAGAGATAGCAGAGATTCGTGTGGTCCAATCCAAAAACGGATTCGTTTACATGAAGTTGAGAAAGGCATTGTAGTATTAAAACTGGATTTACGGCTATTTGGTCATCGGAAGAAGGGTATTACGTTCATAGGTGCGAGACcaagttaa